In Cyclobacteriaceae bacterium, the DNA window GCTTGCAGTTTCGAAGTAAAGCCGCCTTTTAATACAAGGGCTGGTCGAAAACTTGAGAGGAAAATAGCCGGATAACTTCCGGCAATTGCTCCAACGATGAATGTCAGCAACGTGCTAACACCAAGGAGTTGGAAAAATACAGTGAAAGTAAGTGTGATCTCTTTACCTGTGTACTGATTAAATGCAGGCAGAAACAAAAACACTAATAGAATACCGGTGAACATCGAGATGAAGGCCAATATCAATGACTCCAATCCGAACTGCCACACCAATTGATTTTTTTGCGCACCCACTACCTTTCTTATTCCTACTTCTGTTTTTCTAGATGTTGATGTCGTCAAAGCAAGTGAAACATAATTGATACAGGCGATCAGTAGAATCAGCAAGGCTACACCTCCAAGAATCAGGGAATACGAAGGATCACTTACTTTGTGCCATCCGATTTCCTTTTTCAAATGCCAGCCCGGTAGTTGTGTAAACTTTAGCTCTAATAATTTTATGTCTGCCGGAATAGGTGTTGTCGCTTCGTCTCTCCATTTTTTAAATCTATCGCTCATGTATTTTTCCAGGAGCTTATCCAGATTGCGACTGAATTTAGAAAGGTCAGTATCCTGAACCAACTGAACGAATGTGGGAGAATTGGAATTTCCCCACTGCGCTACCATCCTATCATGATATGGACGATTCTGCTGCGGAAGTAAAACACTAAAATCAAGACTTGAATTTGCCGGAGGTGCTTCTACCACTCCCGTTACCGTATAGGATTTCTCTCCCTGATTATCTACCTGCACAATCTTACCAATAGGATCTGCATCGCCGAAGTATTTCTTCACCACCTTTGGTGTCAGTACAATCTCATCAGTATTCAAAAACAGTTTGTCGGCATTACCAGAGAGTAATTTAAAAGAGAACATCTTAAAGAAATCGGCATCGACATATGTAATATCTTCCGTGAATACTTTATCCCCCTGACGAAAAACACATTTATTTTCTGAATTGAATCGCGTTGCAAGTTCAACTTCAGGAATTTCATCTTTTAATGCCTGTTTCAATCCAGCCTGAAGCCATGCGTACTGCTGATATGGTTCATTAGGGTCAGGATTCCAGGAATTATATCGCTTTGCCTCTATTCTGTAGATACTGGCTTTGTTCTGATGAAACTGATCAAAGCTCTTTTCATCGCGAATGTAAAGGAAGATCAAAATACAAAACGCAATACCAATGCTCAGTCCAAAAGCATTAATAAAAGAATACATTTTTCGCTTTACGATATTGCGGGATGCAACTTTGAGGTAATTCTGGATCATAGGATGGTCTTATTGGAATTGTGTTCAGGTATTACACTTACTTTGAAATATTCAAATAGTTACGGCAATCTGTCTCTTTTTTACCGTGCCCGGAAACAATCAGCTATCAAGTCTCTTTTAGATGTATTGAAATGGGAAATAGTTGTAGTGTTCCCGTTCTGGATGAGGGGCCTTTATATGAAATTTGTATAATTTCGAAGCTTAGATTGGAAAAATGCCCAACATCTTTGGTAAGATTTCAGCTTCGATAAAAAAAGGATTCCAGCTCCTTCAAAAAAATGATCCACTGATCTTGTCAGCATCAACGGCATTCTTTACCACGTTCTCGCTCTCTCCGATCTTCATCATTCTAACAGATCTTTTGTCTCC includes these proteins:
- a CDS encoding FtsX-like permease family protein, whose product is MIQNYLKVASRNIVKRKMYSFINAFGLSIGIAFCILIFLYIRDEKSFDQFHQNKASIYRIEAKRYNSWNPDPNEPYQQYAWLQAGLKQALKDEIPEVELATRFNSENKCVFRQGDKVFTEDITYVDADFFKMFSFKLLSGNADKLFLNTDEIVLTPKVVKKYFGDADPIGKIVQVDNQGEKSYTVTGVVEAPPANSSLDFSVLLPQQNRPYHDRMVAQWGNSNSPTFVQLVQDTDLSKFSRNLDKLLEKYMSDRFKKWRDEATTPIPADIKLLELKFTQLPGWHLKKEIGWHKVSDPSYSLILGGVALLILLIACINYVSLALTTSTSRKTEVGIRKVVGAQKNQLVWQFGLESLILAFISMFTGILLVFLFLPAFNQYTGKEITLTFTVFFQLLGVSTLLTFIVGAIAGSYPAIFLSSFRPALVLKGGFTSKLQAGFTKPLVVVQFALSAFLIISSVVMYRQMQYVTTKDLGYNQEQVIVVPTQTGWNSKADETVEQFRAKSLQEPSIISVAGTSSSFTEGYSRYGYKINGEQKDAYVYSVDSYYMSTLGIELIQGRNFDINRPSDKTGVIVNEALVRDMKWTDPLNEHLNWREDTVGIGSQVIGVVKDYHFLSLERDIDPMFISMDKESIGNLVNILIKVSPEDMPGTVEKIHKIWKEISPDKPFDYAFLDQNVAKQYESYQRWMSIMGLATGFAILISCLGLFGLAGINAVNKTKEIGIRKVMGAEIASIFVLLNRQYVWLSFLAFIIAAPASYYAMEKWLSSFKFKIEVGWELYAISMLAGLFVALATVSYHAIRVALVNPAETLKYE